The following are encoded together in the Thalassomonas haliotis genome:
- the yegD gene encoding molecular chaperone, with protein MLGFDYGTSNCALGIMSGDKPELISLADHGTYMPSSLYAPSRDVIVNWLQQQLCPGAKTEFAALRRFQLQKGQSMLRELALDDIPGDLFFGKQALNRYLEDPSEGYYIKSPKSFLGASGLKPQQIALFEDIVAAMMAHVKQLAEQTLQQDLHQVVIGRPVNFQGLKGEESNKQAIDVLTNAARRVGYRDIEFQFEPIAAGFEFEASLNRETRVLVVDIGGGTTDISMQLMGPELMPSLDRSPHLLGHSGQRIGGNDFDIQLALKGIMPELGMDSLLKTGKPMPVNSYREAVAINNINAQTEFYSAANGRLLQQLKRDAEQPERVEYLVKVHQEKLSYQLVNSAEQAKIALSDSDSGKISLDYLDNRNRDMTADVNRQLLLDAATRELTSISELMQDTVLQAGCQPDAIFVTGGTAKSPVLREYLQAQYPDSQFIVGDNFGSVTAGLTRWSRRIFA; from the coding sequence ATGTTAGGTTTTGATTACGGTACTTCAAACTGCGCCCTGGGGATCATGTCGGGTGACAAACCTGAGCTCATCTCATTAGCCGATCACGGCACCTATATGCCTTCCTCCTTATACGCCCCCAGCAGGGACGTGATTGTTAACTGGTTACAGCAACAATTATGCCCGGGTGCGAAAACAGAGTTTGCCGCTTTAAGACGGTTCCAGCTACAAAAAGGCCAGAGCATGTTGCGCGAACTGGCGCTGGATGATATTCCCGGCGATTTGTTTTTCGGCAAACAGGCACTTAACCGCTACCTCGAAGATCCGTCGGAAGGCTATTATATAAAATCCCCTAAATCTTTCCTCGGCGCCAGCGGCCTCAAACCCCAGCAAATTGCCCTGTTCGAAGATATCGTTGCCGCTATGATGGCCCATGTTAAGCAATTGGCAGAGCAGACATTACAGCAGGACTTGCACCAGGTGGTGATCGGTCGTCCGGTAAATTTCCAGGGGTTAAAAGGTGAAGAAAGCAATAAACAGGCAATTGACGTACTGACCAATGCCGCCAGGCGGGTCGGTTACCGGGATATAGAATTCCAGTTCGAACCCATTGCCGCCGGGTTTGAGTTTGAGGCCAGCCTTAACCGGGAAACCCGGGTATTAGTGGTGGATATCGGCGGCGGCACCACAGACATCTCTATGCAGCTTATGGGACCGGAGCTGATGCCAAGCCTGGACAGGAGTCCGCACTTACTCGGCCACAGCGGACAGCGTATCGGCGGGAATGATTTTGATATCCAGCTGGCCCTTAAGGGCATAATGCCGGAGCTGGGCATGGACAGCTTACTGAAAACAGGCAAACCTATGCCGGTCAACAGCTACCGTGAAGCCGTGGCCATCAATAATATCAATGCCCAGACAGAGTTTTACAGTGCCGCCAACGGCCGTTTGCTGCAACAGCTTAAACGCGATGCCGAGCAACCTGAGCGGGTAGAGTACTTAGTAAAGGTACATCAGGAAAAACTCAGTTACCAGCTGGTCAACAGCGCCGAACAGGCAAAAATTGCCCTGAGCGACAGTGATAGCGGCAAAATTTCGCTGGACTATCTCGATAATCGGAACAGGGATATGACAGCTGATGTTAACCGGCAACTGCTGCTCGACGCCGCCACCCGGGAATTAACCAGCATCAGCGAGTTGATGCAAGATACTGTGTTACAGGCCGGTTGTCAGCCGGATGCCATTTTTGTCACCGGCGGTACGGCAAAATCTCCGGTATTAAGAGAATATTTACAAGCCCAGTATCCCGACAGCCAGTTTATTGTCGGCGATAACTTTGGCAGCGTGACCGCCGGCCTTACCCGCTGGTCCCGGAGAATATTCGCTTAA